The Pedobacter mucosus genome window below encodes:
- a CDS encoding DUF1735 domain-containing protein: MKNNLKIYSLTLAFIACLFSSCVKEDNMFTDDGNGGVNGIVELGDLPPTRTAGATAVTYTTVTKSFDAAAEIDVPIVINYTGVNGAPNDVTVQLGIFNAAVTATNTAYTFLPTTLYTIPSNTVVIPKGQKKATFIIKVKAASFNFALTYALGIQITSASSGIISGNYGTGVFIFSAKNQWDGIYSIVSGTVTRFTAVGVVETPSTLNGSLLGNANITLTTNGANSNIVGNLRWFGGGAVAGIDNTIATINPTTNAVTMSALGNLTLANRAGLPNNYDPATKTFILNFDWNQTTAPRQYSIVLKYVGPRP; the protein is encoded by the coding sequence GATGGAAATGGCGGTGTAAATGGCATTGTAGAACTAGGAGATTTGCCACCAACGCGTACTGCTGGAGCAACAGCTGTAACTTACACAACTGTAACAAAATCTTTTGATGCCGCGGCAGAAATTGATGTTCCAATTGTAATAAATTATACTGGCGTTAATGGTGCACCAAATGATGTAACAGTTCAACTAGGCATATTTAATGCAGCTGTTACGGCCACAAATACAGCATATACTTTCTTGCCAACAACATTATACACTATTCCTTCAAATACAGTTGTCATTCCAAAAGGACAAAAGAAAGCGACTTTTATAATTAAAGTTAAAGCTGCCTCTTTCAACTTTGCGTTAACTTATGCGTTAGGTATTCAAATTACTTCAGCTTCATCAGGTATAATTAGCGGTAACTATGGTACTGGTGTATTTATTTTTTCAGCAAAAAACCAATGGGATGGAATTTATTCGATTGTATCGGGTACAGTAACTAGGTTTACGGCTGTCGGTGTAGTAGAAACACCTAGTACGTTAAACGGTTCTTTGCTTGGAAATGCTAATATTACATTAACCACAAACGGGGCGAATAGTAATATTGTTGGTAACTTGAGGTGGTTTGGTGGAGGTGCTGTTGCTGGTATTGATAACACAATAGCAACAATTAATCCAACAACCAATGCGGTTACAATGTCGGCTTTAGGAAACCTTACACTTGCAAATAGAGCGGGTTTGCCTAATAATTACGATCCAGCTACTAAAACCTTTATTTTAAATTTTGATTGGAATCAAACAACTGCACCTCGACAATATTCGATAGTGCTAAAATATGTTGGTCCTAGACCATAA
- the pdxH gene encoding pyridoxamine 5'-phosphate oxidase, whose protein sequence is MQVTNEFLQNLRQDYKSATLDESDVDDNPITQFKKWLDHSIDSQIFEPNAMTLATADKAGKPNARIVLLKGIDHNGFKFYTNYLSQKGKELKRNPYACLVFYWPELERQVRIEGTVEKLDKENSEAYFKTRPVASQIGAVTSPQSQIVPNRAFLEDKFEDFKLKNKDKEIIKPAHWGGYVVKPTRIEFWQGRSSRLHDRINFELAKGIWTKTRLAP, encoded by the coding sequence ATGCAAGTTACAAATGAATTTCTACAAAACCTGCGCCAAGATTACAAAAGCGCCACGCTTGATGAATCTGACGTGGATGATAACCCAATTACTCAGTTTAAAAAATGGTTAGATCATTCAATTGATTCTCAGATATTTGAACCTAATGCCATGACGCTGGCTACTGCTGATAAAGCTGGAAAACCAAATGCCCGCATTGTTTTACTTAAAGGCATCGATCATAATGGATTTAAATTTTATACTAATTATTTAAGTCAGAAAGGCAAAGAGCTTAAGCGAAATCCTTACGCCTGTTTAGTTTTTTATTGGCCTGAATTAGAACGACAAGTAAGAATTGAAGGTACGGTTGAAAAGCTAGATAAAGAAAATTCAGAAGCTTACTTTAAAACTCGTCCTGTAGCTAGTCAAATTGGCGCAGTAACTTCTCCACAAAGTCAAATTGTTCCAAATAGGGCGTTTTTAGAAGATAAATTTGAAGATTTCAAGCTTAAAAATAAAGATAAAGAAATTATAAAACCTGCACATTGGGGCGGCTATGTTGTAAAACCAACCAGAATAGAATTTTGGCAAGGAAGAAGTAGTCGTTTGCATGATAGAATAAATTTTGAACTTGCGAAAGGAATTTGGACCAAAACTCGATTAGCACCATAG
- a CDS encoding YqgE/AlgH family protein, with the protein MLNPIKPKTGRLLISEPFMIDPNFKRSVVLITEHGEEGTVGYILNQVGNLILGDVIQDLGDFDSHIYFGGPVAADTLHFIHRCYNKLQSGEPIGNGLYWGGDFETLKILISTGSIDQSEVKFFLGYSGWDESQLDREIEGNAWMVSDILDIDSIFTNDDEQLWRDVIVNLGPKYAHVSNFPVDPSLN; encoded by the coding sequence ATGCTTAATCCTATCAAACCGAAAACCGGGCGTTTACTTATTTCTGAGCCATTTATGATAGATCCTAATTTTAAGAGATCGGTGGTTTTAATTACTGAACATGGTGAAGAAGGCACTGTTGGTTACATTTTAAATCAAGTGGGAAACCTAATTTTGGGTGATGTAATTCAAGATTTAGGAGATTTCGACAGTCATATTTATTTCGGAGGTCCGGTTGCTGCTGATACCTTGCATTTTATACATAGATGTTACAATAAGTTGCAAAGCGGAGAACCTATTGGTAACGGTTTATATTGGGGAGGAGATTTCGAAACACTTAAAATTCTTATTTCAACGGGTAGTATTGATCAAAGTGAAGTGAAGTTTTTTCTTGGCTATTCTGGTTGGGATGAAAGTCAGCTAGATCGGGAAATAGAAGGCAATGCATGGATGGTTAGTGATATCCTTGATATTGATTCGATTTTTACTAACGATGATGAGCAACTATGGAGAGATGTAATTGTGAACCTTGGTCCAAAGTATGCCCACGTTAGTAATTTTCCAGTTGATCCAAGCTTAAATTAA
- the purE gene encoding 5-(carboxyamino)imidazole ribonucleotide mutase, translating into MNGLQEKAPLGVGVIVGIIMGSKSDLPIMQDAANIFKEFGIPYEITVVSAHRTPERMFNYAKEAHGRGLKVIIAGAGGAAHLPGMVASITTLPVIGVPIKSSNSIDGWDSILSILQMPNGIPVATVALNAAKNAGLLAVQILATADHSLTLKMQGYKDELRRKVEESAEKINQ; encoded by the coding sequence ATGAACGGATTACAGGAAAAAGCCCCTTTAGGGGTTGGGGTTATTGTCGGAATAATAATGGGAAGTAAATCTGATTTACCAATTATGCAAGATGCCGCTAATATTTTTAAAGAATTTGGCATCCCATATGAAATTACTGTAGTTTCTGCGCACAGAACTCCCGAACGCATGTTTAATTATGCAAAAGAAGCTCATGGTCGAGGTTTAAAAGTTATTATTGCTGGTGCTGGCGGAGCCGCTCATTTACCAGGTATGGTTGCTTCAATTACAACTTTACCCGTTATTGGAGTTCCTATAAAATCATCAAATTCTATTGATGGTTGGGATAGTATCTTATCAATCTTGCAAATGCCAAACGGTATCCCTGTAGCAACAGTAGCCCTTAATGCAGCAAAAAATGCAGGCTTATTGGCAGTTCAAATTTTGGCTACAGCAGACCATTCCCTAACTTTAAAAATGCAAGGATATAAGGACGAGTTAAGACGAAAAGTTGAAGAAAGTGCTGAAAAAATTAATCAGTAA
- a CDS encoding 5-(carboxyamino)imidazole ribonucleotide synthase translates to MAKQISELKLGILGGGQLGRMLIQQAINYNVTSLVLDPDPDAPCKHIANYFENGSITDYDTVYNFGKKADIITIEIEKVNIEALEQLEKEGKKVFPQSRVIRLIQDKGVQKQFFKENDIPTSPFQIVNTKEDIENSQIPFPYILKLRKDGYDGKGVMRINSSQDIENAFDAPCIIEKLVEFEKEVAIIVARNSNGDMKTFPMVEMDFNPEANLVEFLISPSTYAESLQQKAENIAKNIASALNITGILAVEMFVCSDGELLVNEVAPRPHNSGHQTIEGNYVSQFEQHLRSIYNLPLGDTSSITNAIMINLLGEKGSEGVARYENLEKILAVDGVFVHLYGKKYTKPYRKMGHVTIVDIDRDKAIEKARYVQKTLKVTA, encoded by the coding sequence ATGGCAAAACAGATAAGCGAATTAAAATTAGGTATTTTGGGTGGGGGCCAATTAGGGCGAATGCTTATTCAGCAAGCAATTAACTACAATGTAACTTCGTTGGTTTTAGATCCAGATCCTGATGCGCCATGCAAACACATTGCAAACTATTTTGAAAATGGATCTATAACGGATTATGATACAGTTTACAATTTTGGAAAGAAAGCTGATATCATTACTATTGAGATAGAAAAAGTAAATATTGAAGCACTTGAACAGCTTGAAAAGGAGGGGAAAAAAGTATTCCCTCAGTCTCGGGTAATTCGATTAATTCAAGATAAAGGTGTACAAAAACAATTTTTTAAAGAGAATGACATTCCAACCTCTCCATTTCAAATCGTTAACACCAAAGAAGATATAGAAAACAGTCAAATACCATTTCCTTACATTCTAAAATTGAGAAAAGATGGATATGACGGTAAAGGTGTAATGCGAATCAACAGCAGTCAGGATATTGAAAATGCATTTGATGCGCCTTGCATCATTGAAAAATTAGTTGAGTTTGAAAAAGAGGTTGCTATAATTGTTGCCAGAAATTCAAACGGCGATATGAAAACTTTTCCAATGGTAGAAATGGATTTTAATCCTGAAGCCAATCTTGTCGAATTTTTGATTTCTCCTTCTACATATGCAGAAAGTTTACAACAGAAAGCTGAAAATATTGCTAAAAACATTGCTTCAGCACTAAATATAACAGGCATTTTAGCAGTAGAAATGTTTGTTTGTAGTGACGGTGAATTGCTAGTTAACGAAGTTGCCCCTCGCCCACACAATAGCGGACACCAAACTATTGAGGGTAATTATGTTTCTCAATTTGAACAGCATTTGCGGTCAATATATAATTTGCCGTTAGGCGATACATCAAGCATCACCAATGCCATAATGATTAATTTATTAGGTGAAAAAGGTTCCGAAGGCGTTGCGAGATATGAAAATTTGGAAAAAATACTGGCTGTTGATGGAGTTTTCGTTCACCTTTATGGAAAGAAATATACTAAACCTTATCGTAAAATGGGCCATGTAACAATAGTGGATATTGATAGGGACAAAGCCATTGAAAAGGCTCGTTATGTTCAAAAAACATTAAAAGTTACAGCTTAA
- a CDS encoding NAD(P)/FAD-dependent oxidoreductase — protein MNADAIIIGAGACGLMCAVQAGFLGKKVIVLEKNEKPGAKILISGGGRCNYTNQFTSAEQFLSNNPHFIKSSFTQWTVDDTIGFFETYGIYGKEKTLGQLFPDEKNAKDVVEMFTSICNDFGQEIRCNADVKEIEILSEGFKVIYEKNGKTIELTANKLVIATGGLPIPKMGATDFALRFARKNNLKIVETAPALVPLTITGKDEEWFAQLSGNSIFCEVSNDEISFEENILFTHWGLSGPAVLQISSFWRPGKIISINLLPHQDIVFLLEEERKNNGKTLLSTLLNRYYTRKLTDALAKFLPLSKPVAALTKIEIELINKTIHHFEVKPAGDKGYDKAEVMRGGIDTNEISSKTLECKKIPNLFFGGECLDVTGWLGGYNFQWAWASGFVIAQNI, from the coding sequence ATGAATGCTGATGCGATTATTATTGGTGCCGGTGCTTGCGGATTAATGTGTGCGGTGCAGGCTGGATTCCTCGGAAAGAAGGTTATAGTTTTGGAGAAAAATGAAAAACCTGGTGCAAAAATATTAATATCTGGTGGTGGACGCTGTAATTATACCAATCAATTTACATCTGCTGAACAATTTTTATCTAACAATCCACATTTTATAAAATCTTCTTTTACTCAATGGACTGTTGATGATACCATAGGTTTTTTTGAAACTTATGGTATTTATGGTAAAGAAAAAACATTAGGACAATTATTTCCCGATGAAAAGAATGCTAAAGATGTGGTTGAAATGTTTACTTCAATTTGTAACGATTTTGGACAAGAAATAAGGTGTAATGCTGATGTTAAAGAGATCGAAATTTTATCGGAAGGTTTCAAAGTTATTTATGAGAAGAATGGAAAAACTATAGAACTAACTGCTAATAAGTTGGTTATTGCAACTGGAGGCTTGCCAATTCCTAAAATGGGAGCAACTGATTTCGCCTTACGTTTTGCCAGAAAAAACAATTTAAAAATCGTAGAAACCGCCCCGGCTTTAGTGCCCTTAACCATTACAGGGAAAGATGAAGAGTGGTTTGCACAACTATCGGGCAACTCGATTTTCTGCGAAGTAAGTAACGATGAAATTTCATTCGAAGAGAACATATTATTTACGCATTGGGGTTTAAGCGGACCAGCAGTATTGCAAATTTCTTCTTTCTGGAGACCAGGAAAAATAATTAGCATTAACTTATTGCCTCATCAAGATATTGTTTTTCTTTTGGAAGAAGAGCGAAAAAACAATGGTAAAACACTATTATCAACCTTATTAAATCGATATTACACTAGAAAGCTTACCGATGCTTTAGCAAAATTTTTGCCTTTAAGCAAACCAGTCGCAGCATTAACAAAAATTGAGATTGAATTAATTAACAAAACCATTCATCATTTTGAAGTTAAACCAGCAGGCGATAAAGGCTACGATAAGGCCGAGGTAATGCGTGGCGGAATTGATACAAACGAGATTTCATCCAAAACTTTGGAATGCAAAAAAATACCAAACCTATTTTTTGGTGGCGAATGTTTGGACGTTACAGGTTGGTTAGGAGGTTATAATTTTCAGTGGGCATGGGCTAGCGGATTTGTGATAGCGCAGAACATTTAA